In the genome of Nitratireductor sp. GISD-1A_MAKvit, the window CCGTCGACACCTACCGCAGCGCCTTCGCCTACATATTCGAAGGCTCCGGCACATTCCGCGACGCCTCGCGGCCATTCGGCGTGCTGGTGGAGAAGGAGGTTGCCGGTGAGGAACTGCATCTGCGCGACATGAGTGGCGACCGCACGTTGGTCGTTTTCGACACCGGCGACGAGGTGGTGGTGCAGGCCGGCGAACGGGGCATCCGCTTCCTGCTTGTTTCGGGCAAACCCATCCAGGAGCCTGTCGCCTGGCATGGTCCCATCGTCATGAACACGCGTCAGGAGCTGATGCAGGCGTTCAGCGAACTGAACGCCGGCACCTTCATCCGCGAGAACGCGAAAAGCTGAAACCGGAATGGGGCGGCGCAACCCGCGCCGCCTCACCGGGCCTCGAATATCTGAACGAGGTTCCCGCAGCCATCCTCGAAGAGCGCGGTGACCGGGCAATCCATCACCTGTTTCGGCTCTCCGCGAAAGCGCACCCCCAGCGCGGTCAGGCGCGCATGCTCCGCGCGGACGTCGTCCGAGGCGAAAGTGACTGCCGGCAAACCCGCATCGTAAACCGCCTTTTGATAGGTGCGCGCAAAGTCATAGCCCATCGGTTCGAGAAGAAGCTCCGTGCCGTCCCCGTCGCCGGGTGAGGTCACCGTCAGCCAGCGCGCATCGCCAATCGGGAAATCCTGCTTCTTCCCGAAGCCGAGCACTTCCGTATAGAATTTTTCGGCCTTGTCCTGATCCTCAACGAGGACGCTCATCAAAGCAATTTTGAGCATGCCGACCTCACCAACTGCCGGATTTGCGGTCAACCAGATGGATGATCTGTGCGGGGCTCGATATCCAGAAACCGTCGAAATTTTCGCCCAGCGGTTCGATCTCGTCACAACGGGTGATGCCTGCTTCTTCAAGTCGAGCGGCAGCAGATTGCGTATCGTCGGTAACGATCTCCAGCCAGAGCTCCGACTGGCTCATGCCCGGCGTCTTGTCGATCCAGAGCTGGTTGGCCCCGAAGCGGAAACCCACAGCGGGAAGAAGCTCCTCGATCTGCTCCATGCCCAGAACATCCCGGTAGAAACGCACCGTCTCTTCAAACTGATGCGGAGGCACCTTCATGGCGATGTTGCGCCCGCCGGCGAGTTTTGGTGCGGCGTCGGGCTCGGCGCTGGTTTCAGGCAATGTTGCGGAAACACTCATGTCATCCTCCTTGGTGCCGATAGTGGCAGGGGTTTCACTGCTGGTTGAAGCGCGCAGCATATGCCGCCTCGAGCGCAGCAATCTGCGACCAGAAGTGCGGTGACTTCTGGCCCTCGAGCACCGCTTCCAGAACAGCCAGATGCGCATGCCAGCCACCGGAAACGTTGATCATCTCGCCCCGATCGGCGAGGCGCTTGTGCGTGACCACGAGGAGAACCTTTTCTCCCTCGGGGAAAAGCTCGAACTCAACCTGGCTTCCAGCGCCGTCTCCCGGCCAGGTCATGGAAAGAAACCGCGGTGGATCCCAGGCGAGGATCTTTCCTTCGGAAACGAAGCCCTTCTCGTTCATCTCCCGGTAACGCGCGGGCGGGTCTTCGTCGGTGAATTCGGAATGGCGGAAGAGCAGTGTTGCCGAACCTCCAGCACGAGGCTCCATCTCTCCGCCTGCCAGCCATTGCCGTCGTTTTTCTGCTTCGGTCAGATAGGACCAGATCCTTTCCATCGGCCCCGGAAGAAGCCTTTCGAAACGAACCTCATCGGGTGCCGTGGGAACTCCAAAGTCACTTTCATCGGCCTGTCTCATCGTCTTCCTTTCATGGGGTGCGATTTGTGCGGGACGCTTTGTCAGTCCTTCCCGGCGTCGTGCTGACGATCCTCCCTTTCCAGAATCGCCTGCAATGCATCGAGCCGATCTGTCCAGAAGCGCTCATAATAGCGGAACCACGCATGCGCTTCGGCAAGGCGCGCAGCTTCCAGCCGACAATAATGGGTGCGGCCTTCCACCCGCCGGCTGACGAGGGCCCCGCCCCCTCCAGAACTTTCACATGTTTGGAAGCGCCGGCCAGCGACATGTCGAAGGGCTTCGCCAGGTGAGACACACTTTGCTCGCCGTTCGACAAAC includes:
- a CDS encoding VOC family protein, which gives rise to MLKIALMSVLVEDQDKAEKFYTEVLGFGKKQDFPIGDARWLTVTSPGDGDGTELLLEPMGYDFARTYQKAVYDAGLPAVTFASDDVRAEHARLTALGVRFRGEPKQVMDCPVTALFEDGCGNLVQIFEAR
- a CDS encoding VOC family protein, giving the protein MSVSATLPETSAEPDAAPKLAGGRNIAMKVPPHQFEETVRFYRDVLGMEQIEELLPAVGFRFGANQLWIDKTPGMSQSELWLEIVTDDTQSAAARLEEAGITRCDEIEPLGENFDGFWISSPAQIIHLVDRKSGSW
- a CDS encoding SRPBCC family protein, producing the protein MRQADESDFGVPTAPDEVRFERLLPGPMERIWSYLTEAEKRRQWLAGGEMEPRAGGSATLLFRHSEFTDEDPPARYREMNEKGFVSEGKILAWDPPRFLSMTWPGDGAGSQVEFELFPEGEKVLLVVTHKRLADRGEMINVSGGWHAHLAVLEAVLEGQKSPHFWSQIAALEAAYAARFNQQ